The following are encoded in a window of Lacinutrix sp. WUR7 genomic DNA:
- a CDS encoding metal ABC transporter ATP-binding protein, with translation MKNNSEENIKSSIPINETPAFAGVLAVKVDDLTVAYNYKPVLWDIDLEIPEGVLMAIVGPNGAGKSTLIKSILGILKPIAGSVTIYGKPYDKQRKLVAYVPQKGSVDWDFPTTALDVVMMGTYGSLGWIKRPKQKEKKAALEALEKVGMLSFKGRQISQLSGGQQQRIFLARALVQNASIYFMDEPFQGVDATTEIAIINILKELRKAGKTVIVVHHDLQTVPEYFDWVTFLNVKKIATGPVKDIFNDDNLTKTYGINYKVSVQK, from the coding sequence ATGAAAAACAATTCAGAAGAAAATATTAAAAGTAGTATCCCTATTAATGAGACTCCTGCCTTCGCAGGAGTATTAGCAGTAAAAGTAGACGACCTAACCGTTGCCTACAACTACAAACCTGTACTTTGGGATATTGATTTAGAAATTCCGGAAGGCGTACTTATGGCTATTGTTGGTCCAAACGGCGCTGGAAAATCCACACTTATAAAATCTATTTTAGGCATACTAAAACCCATTGCTGGAAGTGTAACTATTTACGGAAAGCCTTATGACAAACAACGAAAACTAGTAGCATACGTTCCGCAAAAAGGTAGTGTAGATTGGGATTTCCCAACAACAGCCTTAGACGTGGTGATGATGGGAACTTATGGTAGTCTAGGTTGGATTAAGCGTCCGAAACAAAAAGAAAAAAAAGCAGCTCTGGAAGCCTTAGAAAAAGTTGGGATGCTTTCCTTTAAAGGAAGACAAATTAGTCAGCTTTCTGGCGGACAACAACAACGTATATTCTTGGCAAGAGCGTTAGTACAAAACGCATCCATTTATTTTATGGATGAACCTTTTCAAGGTGTAGATGCAACCACAGAAATTGCAATCATTAATATTTTAAAAGAATTACGAAAAGCAGGAAAAACAGTAATTGTAGTACATCACGATTTACAAACCGTTCCGGAATATTTTGATTGGGTAACTTTTTTAAATGTGAAGAAAATTGCCACAGGACCAGTTAAAGACATTTTTAATGATGATAATTTAACCAAGACTTATGGTATTAACTATAAAGTGAGTGTTCAGAAATAA